AAAAGTGGGAGGTCGCAGAAggctgtttaaaaattttttcaaaactcGTAAAACAATACGAGCCGACTGTCGAGGATTTTACTGGATGCAAGGTAGAACTTCAAAACGGTGAGACCACAGTGGTTAATTCTGCTCCGGGGTACCATATTATGACTCAGTTGCATTCGAAATCGGAACTTCTTCATGTAATATTGTACATTCTGGACAAAGGTTGCTCCAATTTTGATGCATATGAGTCGTTGCCAGGTAAGAAGAATCTTGAAATCAGTACCTTGTACTGtttggaaatattagaaagaGGATTGAAAACGCAGCACAGTTACATGGCACAGCTAACAGCTGCAAAATCAGTATATAAACTTCTAACTGGGCTATCCAGGTTGCTTTTAGAAGTCGATCCACAGTCGAAGAAACCTGACTACATGATAAATGTCGCAAAATATGTCTCGTATAGCTCGTGGCTGCCGCAACATGCATTTCATGCAGTCGGCGTGATCCTCGAGGTGACAAACGAACCAGGTGCAGACTCCGAACTGTTGTCTACGTTCACATCGACTCCTACTTTAGCTACCAACATCAGACACGGATTTGTAGAATGTTTGGATACGGATATCACTCTGGACGAAGATATCGAGTCAACTGAGAAACAGTACATTGGCAACTGTAAAGAAAGAATCTTACTTTTGCTAATGCAAAGCATTACACGGCCAACGCCGAACCTCTGTCACTATCTATTAGCATTCGATATCACAAAAGATATTCGTAAAACGTTATTTTGGCAACCAGGTTTTCTCGGATTTCCACGAACCTGCTTACACTCAATATTAGGAGTTTTAGAACAGTCTCTTGAACGTGGTCGCGATAAGATCACGGAAGCTTGTTACTGTTTTCTACACACACTGGCTGCAAACAACAAGACTTCCTGCTCAGTGCTAAGATTTCTCCGTACCAGCGCCAATCAGGATTTTGTGCAAAGACACCTATCCAAGTTGCCTTTTGAGGGTCAGAATACTGCGACGGATCTCGGTTGTACGTCATGGCTGCTAAAGCTAGCAGCAATTGAGCTACGAGTCGCTGGTGGAAGATTACAAAGCTCCCTGGTACAGCGACTAATGGGAGATTTTGGCCAGGAGCAAGGGCAAATAGTTCCATCACAAAAACTTCTAATGGatctgttacattatattgaGTTCCAACTTCAACTAGAGCCACAGTTATCCTTGGATTTCTTTGATCCGTCTCAGGTTGAGATGGTACTAGGCCGCTGTAGCGTTCCTGTCGCCCTGATCGGGGGTCCACGTCTTGTAgacataaaaaaattacattccTTGATCACGGAGGAGCTGGCTGTGACGCAGAACAGCGCAACTGCGACTCAACGCAACTTGATGCAGCAGGAGGTGCAAAAAATTTTAACCCATGCTTTGAAGAGGAACCAGACGAAGCTGTTGTCATACGCGACCGTCAAGTTTGTCGAAGGCTGGTGTCAAACTACAGAAATACTGTTCTGTGTCGCAACCAATCAACAGCTACCGACGCCACAAAAGCAAAATCTGTTGCTGAATCTGTCTCATGATCTGTTGCAGAAAATGACCTCTTGCGAAGCGCTTAGCGAAATCAAGACCTTGGTGTCTGGCACGGTATTGATGTTATTGGTCAATTTGCGGAACAGCTTCATCACAGAGACGGACAACGAGTCGTTTCCGTCATCGCCCTCGAACACAACCATGATGAAGATCATTTTGAGCCATATATTACAGTGGATATTAAACGCGGGTGCCTCTTCTCAAAAAGTAATCACGCACCTGTACGCAGCTCTCTTGAATTTCTTATGCGTTGTAGGCTTGGAGAAATCGGAAAGTACCAATATTATAGATACGATGTACGTTAGTCAGCTAGACAGCACGGTGAACAGGGTAATGCCGGTGCAGGAACGTTCCCATCGATACGCGACGATACAGGTGATAAACAGTTTTGGGAACAAATTAATGGACATTTTGTGTCACAATTGTTCCGGTGGTCATGACGTTTGCAAAATGCTGGCGCTCTCCTGTCTGGACAAAATATTGGAGCTAGACTATGACAATGCTTGGATACTTTATCTGACCAGTAGGGGATACCTGAAGCACATGATAGACAGCCTTCTCGAATCTGATAATATGTTACGATGTATGCTACAGTCAGAACCACAGACATTGCGACCGCTCTATCTGTACGAGGCGAAAATGGCGACGTTCTGTAGAATGGCTTCCACTAGGCTTGGTGCCGAAAGTCTTCTTGAAAATAAGATCCTATCGTGCATGTCGAGTATGGTTGTTTTTGATCATCATCCCGACGTTCACATCGGATTCAAAGGGGGAGACTACTCTTTCATACCTTCGATCGGTCAACGATACCAGCAAATCTTTCTACCAGCATTATATCTTTGCGACGCTCTGCTCACCACCCTAGGAACGGAGAACCAATCTTGTGCCATACAAGTCTGCGGATTTTTGCAAAGTCATCGAGATGCCATTGAGATGGTTGTACGAAACGCATTTCCGAAAGCAAATGCTCTGTTCTTGAAGGAGATTGCGTGTCTCACCGGTGTGATATCCAGATCCGCGAACATTGACATGTACCGATTGGTCGACGAAGAACTGGCCAAGTCTGACTTCGACGATCGTAAATTGGAAGACACCACCGGCATGAGAGAACTCCGTGCTCACCTCTATCGATTGCAAAGACTGATGCTCTCGCTGTTGTGTAAATTTCAGCTGCAACCAGCACCTGTTCGTTTCAGTCACGAAGAAACCGACGCGTACCAACAGCACATGTCGTCTGTGCAGATTGTTGCCAATATTATGCTGTACACGCGTAATCAGATGCAGCATACCAGAATGGATCAGAAAATACGCAACGTGCTGTTTGAACCGTATCTGACGTCCAAACCAGGAGGCAGagatgataaaattaaagacaACACCACTGGTAGTGTACACTTAGGGACAATTGTCGATCAACTTGTTTCTGTCACAAATTTGTTACACTCCGAGTTACCACATATCGACACTCTTGCGAGAAAGGTCGCCATGGTAGGAGAAATGAGTACTACAGAATTGAAGGAATATATGTCGGAAGAAGAAACAGAACTCGCCATGAGGAAGCAACGGGTAATAGTCGAACAGCGACTGAATCGCTGGATCAAAGAGAAGCGTCAAACCATTAAATACTGCTCCCTGATCATAGAACACGCTTTGTATATTCTCTGGAGTCACCTGGACTTTTACATGGTTCAAGTGGTATCTCGACATAGTCAAATGCAAGGTAATTTAAGTTTATTTCTTACGAAATCTTTGATTTACAAGCCTTGAAAGTGAATTGTACCACATTAGGTATATTTGTTGGTTCGTATGACTTACGACCCAGGGTACAGCGttgtatttatacatttccATAGACAGAGTATTCAATAAATAGGCGGGACCTTGGTAGCACTTAACATTCGTGTCCAATTCACTTTTTACTGTAACAATGCATCTTCTTATCGCTTACTGTTCtctaacttttattattctcaGTATCATCAGGAGGCATAGATGACGACATGGCCACATGGAAAGGATCATCAGAGATGTTAATAGAACTTAAACAAGGTCTCGTTTCTACTTTTACAGATAGTTTTATTACGCAACTATTGGATACACACAGCGAATACACAACAGTAGATCACAATTTTGTCGATGCACTCGTTAGAAGGATCAAaagattattacaatttatataagcTCACTTTGTATTTACGCATATGTAGTTATTCAAATGTATaagaacatatttttttaaatgtctgTGTATATTTACGAAAGTCATGCgtgaacgatatttattagataCATGAAATTGGACAgatcataatttttcaaagttgctAAGAAGTAATAACAGCCTCGTCCCAAGGGCCATAAATGTTGTC
This sequence is a window from Augochlora pura isolate Apur16 chromosome 9, APUR_v2.2.1, whole genome shotgun sequence. Protein-coding genes within it:
- the Nup205 gene encoding nuclear pore complex protein Nup205 isoform X1, translating into MSEEKTTTADMWTPYKELQSLVERYITSSPTSHDLQYHEFTEALRNHRQNFLTLLKNPPQNTNNREEIKKGATDGITLPDLGHQLLSKELVDETLIISDMYNLNEFMALDLLCTAQLQMPYHPGLPRGLTAILLYYDGKKALTSTLRMLVQARVGHSWKIDAPIALLRHITEYTDKLEEDDLLEGILSLLKLMDPAKEQELLEKNRALGGPKHRYMVMKLYNDSRQDLADILYLWSAQSSLPNEILLDLLTFLQAKAIDSEVGEDGLDKLTLALIMSVLNAINFSSLHSRENSEELINSMPLITDSRAREELIEKLLSTNITWESAGLRGLIQFAFAVALTTIKTIINSQLINITNEDERLLEAALSNKCFHFMAEVLFKNKSIYYEEFYIRYFHTLISDFILLMPLKVKDLRSRADESMRLIQVYQQEGIEPPLNLDNHFEYLLLTVAELYKEDPLKLDLLMDYWCHHSDSTHVSAPIYMNRFPSRQVALFKFVRLAGEILPAGLFVPYLKMIASLASSSQAARQAFNFLKPNGTSGSTTISWDHFFKSLSQYYINLRKELPPSQDTVYLVRQRNHPKGITPDEVKGLEAVLLVVQVVARNDEMSRIAICDHPGWKVLPSLIGLVSCSISIPLKGVLIRTLAALARSPESSSTVWQSLEAAQILSTIPTISSYQPRGVQTELEEIESKKDEYPLTRAMLELLDVLTDFPIPRLLGMGHRNPGFDPYLHFIINTIFLKFHTRSYKNLAEKWEVAEGCLKIFSKLVKQYEPTVEDFTGCKVELQNGETTVVNSAPGYHIMTQLHSKSELLHVILYILDKGCSNFDAYESLPGKKNLEISTLYCLEILERGLKTQHSYMAQLTAAKSVYKLLTGLSRLLLEVDPQSKKPDYMINVAKYVSYSSWLPQHAFHAVGVILEVTNEPGADSELLSTFTSTPTLATNIRHGFVECLDTDITLDEDIESTEKQYIGNCKERILLLLMQSITRPTPNLCHYLLAFDITKDIRKTLFWQPGFLGFPRTCLHSILGVLEQSLERGRDKITEACYCFLHTLAANNKTSCSVLRFLRTSANQDFVQRHLSKLPFEGQNTATDLGCTSWLLKLAAIELRVAGGRLQSSLVQRLMGDFGQEQGQIVPSQKLLMDLLHYIEFQLQLEPQLSLDFFDPSQVEMVLGRCSVPVALIGGPRLVDIKKLHSLITEELAVTQNSATATQRNLMQQEVQKILTHALKRNQTKLLSYATVKFVEGWCQTTEILFCVATNQQLPTPQKQNLLLNLSHDLLQKMTSCEALSEIKTLVSGTVLMLLVNLRNSFITETDNESFPSSPSNTTMMKIILSHILQWILNAGASSQKVITHLYAALLNFLCVVGLEKSESTNIIDTMYVSQLDSTVNRVMPVQERSHRYATIQVINSFGNKLMDILCHNCSGGHDVCKMLALSCLDKILELDYDNAWILYLTSRGYLKHMIDSLLESDNMLRCMLQSEPQTLRPLYLYEAKMATFCRMASTRLGAESLLENKILSCMSSMVVFDHHPDVHIGFKGGDYSFIPSIGQRYQQIFLPALYLCDALLTTLGTENQSCAIQVCGFLQSHRDAIEMVVRNAFPKANALFLKEIACLTGVISRSANIDMYRLVDEELAKSDFDDRKLEDTTGMRELRAHLYRLQRLMLSLLCKFQLQPAPVRFSHEETDAYQQHMSSVQIVANIMLYTRNQMQHTRMDQKIRNVLFEPYLTSKPGGRDDKIKDNTTGSVHLGTIVDQLVSVTNLLHSELPHIDTLARKVAMVGEMSTTELKEYMSEEETELAMRKQRVIVEQRLNRWIKEKRQTIKYCSLIIEHALYILWSHLDFYMVQVVSRHSQMQVSSGGIDDDMATWKGSSEMLIELKQGLVSTFTDSFITQLLDTHSEYTTVDHNFVDALVRRIKRLLQFI
- the Nup205 gene encoding nuclear pore complex protein Nup205 isoform X2, which codes for MSEEKTTTADMWTPYKELQSLVERYITSSPTSHDLQYHEFTEALRNHRQNFLTLLKNPPQNTNNREEIKKGATDGITLPDLGHQLLSKELVDETLIISDMYNLNEFMALDLLCTAQLQMPYHPGLPRGLTAILLYYDGKKALTSTLRMLVQARVGHSWKIDAPIALLRHITEYTDKLEEDDLLEGILSLLKLMDPAKEQELLEKNRALGGPKHRYMVMKLYNDSRQDLADILYLWSAQSSLPNEILLDLLTFLQAKAIDSEVGEDGLDKLTLALIMSVLNAINFSSLHSRENSEELINSMPLITDSRAREELIEKLLSTNITWESAGLRGLIQFAFAVALTTIKTIINSQLINITNEDERLLEAALSNKCFHFMAEVLFKNKSIYYEEFYIRYFHTLISDFILLMPLKVKDLRSRADESMRLIQVYQQEGIEPPLNLDNHFEYLLLTVAELYKEDPLKLDLLMDYWCHHSDSTHVSAPIYMNRFPSRQVALFKFVRLAGEILPAGLFVPYLKMIASLASSSQAARQAFNFLKPNGSTTISWDHFFKSLSQYYINLRKELPPSQDTVYLVRQRNHPKGITPDEVKGLEAVLLVVQVVARNDEMSRIAICDHPGWKVLPSLIGLVSCSISIPLKGVLIRTLAALARSPESSSTVWQSLEAAQILSTIPTISSYQPRGVQTELEEIESKKDEYPLTRAMLELLDVLTDFPIPRLLGMGHRNPGFDPYLHFIINTIFLKFHTRSYKNLAEKWEVAEGCLKIFSKLVKQYEPTVEDFTGCKVELQNGETTVVNSAPGYHIMTQLHSKSELLHVILYILDKGCSNFDAYESLPGKKNLEISTLYCLEILERGLKTQHSYMAQLTAAKSVYKLLTGLSRLLLEVDPQSKKPDYMINVAKYVSYSSWLPQHAFHAVGVILEVTNEPGADSELLSTFTSTPTLATNIRHGFVECLDTDITLDEDIESTEKQYIGNCKERILLLLMQSITRPTPNLCHYLLAFDITKDIRKTLFWQPGFLGFPRTCLHSILGVLEQSLERGRDKITEACYCFLHTLAANNKTSCSVLRFLRTSANQDFVQRHLSKLPFEGQNTATDLGCTSWLLKLAAIELRVAGGRLQSSLVQRLMGDFGQEQGQIVPSQKLLMDLLHYIEFQLQLEPQLSLDFFDPSQVEMVLGRCSVPVALIGGPRLVDIKKLHSLITEELAVTQNSATATQRNLMQQEVQKILTHALKRNQTKLLSYATVKFVEGWCQTTEILFCVATNQQLPTPQKQNLLLNLSHDLLQKMTSCEALSEIKTLVSGTVLMLLVNLRNSFITETDNESFPSSPSNTTMMKIILSHILQWILNAGASSQKVITHLYAALLNFLCVVGLEKSESTNIIDTMYVSQLDSTVNRVMPVQERSHRYATIQVINSFGNKLMDILCHNCSGGHDVCKMLALSCLDKILELDYDNAWILYLTSRGYLKHMIDSLLESDNMLRCMLQSEPQTLRPLYLYEAKMATFCRMASTRLGAESLLENKILSCMSSMVVFDHHPDVHIGFKGGDYSFIPSIGQRYQQIFLPALYLCDALLTTLGTENQSCAIQVCGFLQSHRDAIEMVVRNAFPKANALFLKEIACLTGVISRSANIDMYRLVDEELAKSDFDDRKLEDTTGMRELRAHLYRLQRLMLSLLCKFQLQPAPVRFSHEETDAYQQHMSSVQIVANIMLYTRNQMQHTRMDQKIRNVLFEPYLTSKPGGRDDKIKDNTTGSVHLGTIVDQLVSVTNLLHSELPHIDTLARKVAMVGEMSTTELKEYMSEEETELAMRKQRVIVEQRLNRWIKEKRQTIKYCSLIIEHALYILWSHLDFYMVQVVSRHSQMQVSSGGIDDDMATWKGSSEMLIELKQGLVSTFTDSFITQLLDTHSEYTTVDHNFVDALVRRIKRLLQFI